In Candidatus Binataceae bacterium, one genomic interval encodes:
- the rpmH gene encoding 50S ribosomal protein L34 — protein MKRTYQPHNRRRLRTHGFRARMATPGGRNILRRRRAKGRVRLTITIPPKQPG, from the coding sequence ATGAAAAGGACTTATCAACCGCACAACCGCCGCCGTTTACGGACGCACGGATTTCGGGCGCGCATGGCCACGCCGGGGGGAAGAAACATTCTCAGACGCCGCCGCGCCAAGGGGCGCGTGCGCCTGACCATCACGATTCCTCCCAAACAGCCCGGCTAG
- the rnpA gene encoding ribonuclease P protein component: protein MNSSSAGFGRADRLHRSAEFLTLQRRGTRYQSEHFVLYGGLGGATGERSRLGITVSGRIGNAVVRNRLKRRVRECYRQKLRGMLPAGAEIVVIARRGAGELQWAALDAELRTGVANLGRRLGGNSDIRQNDVGQKSMRGTERGRD from the coding sequence GTGAACTCCAGTTCCGCGGGGTTCGGCAGAGCGGACCGGCTGCACAGGTCCGCGGAATTCCTCACTCTTCAGCGGCGCGGCACGCGATATCAGAGCGAACATTTCGTGCTTTACGGCGGCCTTGGCGGCGCAACCGGTGAACGCTCGCGGTTGGGAATCACGGTTTCGGGCCGGATCGGCAATGCCGTGGTGCGCAATCGCCTGAAGCGCCGGGTGCGCGAATGCTACCGGCAAAAGCTGCGCGGGATGCTACCCGCGGGAGCGGAGATCGTGGTAATCGCGCGCAGAGGCGCCGGCGAACTTCAGTGGGCGGCGCTCGACGCAGAGCTTCGAACCGGCGTCGCGAATCTGGGCCGCAGGCTCGGCGGCAATTCCGATATTCGGCAAAACGACGTCGGGCAGAAATCGATGCGCGGGACAGAGCGCGGCCGTGATTGA
- the yidD gene encoding membrane protein insertion efficiency factor YidD — MISLYRRLISPLVTATAGPACRFEPTCSEYAHQALTIHGLGRGLHLTLCRVLRCRPLGGWGYDPVPSRAAEQPHHP; from the coding sequence ATGATTTCGCTCTATCGCCGCCTGATCTCGCCACTCGTGACGGCGACAGCCGGCCCCGCCTGTCGCTTCGAACCTACCTGTTCCGAGTACGCCCATCAGGCCCTGACTATTCACGGTCTGGGGCGCGGTCTTCATCTCACCCTGTGCCGAGTTTTGCGATGCCGGCCGCTCGGCGGATGGGGTTACGACCCGGTGCCATCCCGTGCGGCCGAGCAGCCGCATCACCCTTGA
- the yidC gene encoding membrane protein insertase YidC: MDSTRQIVIFVLLVLAAIFYADFIRWIRPPKVPLGQHAQRPGTVESPAPAASGTAAAPSSAGPASGPAAGPVASAAPSYAAAGEGEETDTTAPEPLMPPSTSASPPRTIEADTDLYEATFTAKGARLLNFRLKRYRETVRKDSPLYDVVVQGARLPLGLIISRGDKIYADTALDYTTDAPARVEVGPDGESASVTFTADTREGLRLTKRFTFRNGSYVYGVDAEVSGAAADVKAVGFTMSQPLTERAPEQGYRDYPALQADIDGKVLNEYQKQLQKGVAPVTGEIAFAGFGDRYFLSAFIPKAPAKGELLMAYGGNEARAEMLFAGALKVSTAVYMGPKQLNLLEAASPNLSKAINFGWFGVLAIVFVRALQVFHTVVPNYGWDIIVLTIAVRVATLPASIKAQRSALRMQRLAPQVEKIRAKFKDDSTQLNREMMELYKRNHVNPLGGCLPTAIQFPILYGLYEALLNSIELRHAPFMLWIRDLSAPDCLPISWLPKMPGIDCHGLPVVVLLMGASTFLQQWMMPKAGDPNQQKMMMWMPIMFTVLFIALPAGLSLYYFASNVLGIIQQFFLNREFKQYTPVAAA; encoded by the coding sequence TTGGACAGCACACGTCAGATCGTCATCTTTGTCCTGCTGGTGCTGGCGGCGATCTTTTACGCCGATTTCATCCGCTGGATTCGCCCGCCGAAGGTTCCGCTGGGGCAGCACGCGCAGCGGCCCGGAACCGTCGAGTCGCCCGCGCCGGCCGCGTCGGGGACGGCGGCTGCGCCGTCTTCCGCGGGTCCCGCCTCAGGTCCTGCGGCAGGTCCCGTGGCAAGCGCGGCGCCGAGCTACGCCGCCGCCGGTGAGGGCGAGGAGACGGATACGACAGCGCCCGAGCCGCTGATGCCGCCCTCGACGAGCGCGAGTCCGCCGCGCACCATCGAAGCCGACACCGATCTGTATGAGGCGACGTTCACCGCGAAAGGCGCGCGGCTGCTGAACTTCCGGCTCAAGCGCTACCGCGAAACGGTCCGCAAGGACAGTCCGCTCTACGATGTCGTCGTGCAGGGTGCGCGCCTGCCGCTCGGACTGATCATAAGCCGCGGCGACAAAATCTACGCCGATACGGCCCTCGACTACACTACCGACGCTCCCGCGCGGGTCGAAGTGGGTCCGGACGGCGAAAGCGCGAGCGTGACCTTCACGGCAGACACCAGGGAAGGGCTGAGGCTTACCAAGCGTTTCACCTTCCGCAATGGCAGCTACGTCTATGGGGTGGACGCGGAGGTGAGCGGCGCGGCCGCCGACGTCAAGGCCGTCGGGTTCACGATGAGCCAGCCGCTGACCGAACGCGCGCCGGAACAGGGTTACCGGGACTACCCGGCGCTCCAGGCCGATATCGACGGCAAGGTGCTTAACGAGTACCAGAAGCAGCTGCAAAAGGGCGTCGCGCCCGTCACCGGCGAGATCGCTTTTGCCGGCTTCGGCGACCGCTATTTCCTCTCCGCCTTCATCCCCAAGGCGCCGGCCAAGGGCGAGCTGCTGATGGCGTACGGCGGTAACGAGGCTCGGGCGGAGATGCTGTTTGCGGGAGCGCTCAAGGTCTCGACCGCGGTGTACATGGGGCCCAAGCAGCTCAACCTGCTGGAGGCTGCGAGTCCCAACCTGAGCAAGGCGATCAACTTCGGATGGTTCGGCGTCCTCGCGATCGTCTTTGTGCGCGCGCTCCAGGTCTTCCACACCGTCGTCCCGAACTACGGCTGGGACATCATCGTGCTGACGATAGCGGTGCGGGTGGCAACGCTCCCGGCGTCGATCAAAGCCCAGCGCTCGGCGCTCAGGATGCAGCGTCTGGCGCCGCAGGTCGAGAAAATCCGCGCCAAATTCAAGGATGATTCGACGCAGCTCAACCGCGAGATGATGGAGCTGTACAAGCGCAATCACGTCAATCCGCTCGGCGGATGCCTGCCCACGGCGATCCAGTTCCCGATTCTCTATGGGCTCTATGAGGCGCTGCTCAATTCCATCGAATTGCGCCACGCGCCGTTTATGCTCTGGATCAGGGATTTGTCAGCACCCGACTGCCTGCCGATCTCGTGGCTGCCCAAAATGCCGGGTATCGATTGCCACGGCCTCCCGGTCGTGGTCCTGCTGATGGGCGCCAGCACCTTCCTGCAGCAATGGATGATGCCCAAGGCGGGCGACCCCAATCAGCAGAAGATGATGATGTGGATGCCCATCATGTTTACGGTGCTGTTTATAGCCCTGCCGGCCGGGTTGTCCCTCTATTACTTTGCCTCCAACGTACTGGGTATAATTCAGCAGTTTTTCCTGAATCGGGAATTCAAACAGTACACCCCAGTTGCCGCAGCATGA